The Streptomyces cynarae genome contains a region encoding:
- a CDS encoding asparaginase: MYGSPVAEAPVIREPLHAPIAHLVRGGVIEGIHYGSVVVLDADGRVELQLGDIEAAFYPRSALKPVQAVAMVRAGLPLDGELLSLTAASHSGEERHLAGTRRILELAGVTEDDLGNIPDLPYDPVVRDDWIREGRPPSRIAQNCSGKHAAMLYTCKLNGWPLEDYLDPSHPLQQAIAEIVEDLTGQAIARVTVDGCGAPLFSVSLHGLARAAARITTAPAGTPEARVADAVREHAEMASGSGRDVAALMRAVPGLLAKDGFEGVQVAALPDGRAVAVKIADGASRARIPVAAAALARAGVDPAALTEFAGEPLLGGGEPVGNVRPVRALDPVAHQTCA; encoded by the coding sequence TTGTACGGAAGTCCGGTCGCCGAGGCTCCTGTGATCCGGGAGCCCCTGCACGCACCTATCGCCCACCTCGTCCGGGGCGGCGTCATCGAAGGCATCCACTACGGCTCGGTCGTCGTCCTCGACGCCGACGGGAGAGTGGAACTGCAACTCGGTGACATCGAGGCCGCCTTCTACCCGCGCTCGGCCCTCAAGCCCGTGCAGGCGGTGGCCATGGTGCGCGCCGGGCTTCCGCTCGACGGTGAGCTGCTGTCGCTGACCGCGGCCAGCCACTCCGGCGAGGAACGGCACCTGGCCGGCACCCGGCGGATCCTGGAGCTGGCCGGTGTCACCGAGGACGATCTCGGCAACATCCCGGACCTGCCGTACGACCCGGTCGTCCGCGACGACTGGATCCGGGAGGGCCGCCCGCCCTCCCGGATCGCCCAGAACTGCTCCGGCAAGCACGCGGCCATGCTGTACACCTGCAAGCTCAACGGCTGGCCGCTGGAGGACTATCTCGACCCTTCCCACCCCCTCCAGCAGGCCATCGCCGAGATCGTCGAGGACCTCACCGGCCAGGCGATCGCCCGGGTGACCGTCGACGGCTGCGGCGCGCCGCTGTTCTCCGTCTCGCTGCACGGGCTCGCCCGTGCAGCGGCCCGCATCACCACCGCGCCGGCCGGCACCCCGGAGGCACGGGTGGCGGACGCCGTGCGCGAGCACGCCGAGATGGCCTCCGGCTCCGGGCGTGACGTCGCCGCGCTGATGCGGGCCGTACCCGGGCTGCTCGCCAAGGACGGCTTCGAGGGCGTCCAGGTCGCCGCGTTGCCCGACGGCCGTGCCGTCGCCGTGAAGATCGCCGACGGGGCGAGCCGGGCACGGATCCCGGTCGCCGCCGCGGCCCTGGCCCGCGCCGGCGTCGACCCGGCGGCGCTCACCGAGTTCGCGGGCGAGCCGCTGCTCGGCGGCGGCGAACCCGTCGGCAACGTCCGGCCGGTCCGGGCCCTCGACCCCGTCGCCCACCAGACCTGCGCCTGA
- the aspA gene encoding aspartate ammonia-lyase gives MTAAAHRSEHDLLGHRDVPAEAYWGIHTLRARENFPITGTPISAYPHLIDALAAVKEAAALANEELGLLEPKKAAAIVEACREIRDGKLHDQFVVDVIQGGAGTSTNMNANEVVANRALELLGHAKGEYRHLHPNEDVNLGQSTNDVYPTAVKIATVYAVRGLLKAMAVLQDAFAAKAVEFRDVLKMGRTQLQDAVPMTLGQEFSAYAVMLDEDRSRLAEAVELIHEINLGATAIGTGLNAPAGYAEAARRHLATITGLPLVTAANLVEATQDCGAFVQMSGVLKRIAVKLSKSCNDLRLLSSGPRAGLNEINLPPVQAGSSIMPGKVNPVIPEVVNQVAFEVIGNDVTITMAAEAGQLQLNAFEPVILHSLSESITHLERACLTLAERCVAGITANEKELRAAVENSIGLVTALNPYIGYEAATGIAKEALATGRGVAELVLEKGLLPAERLQALLRPEVVAGSGSPELRPSR, from the coding sequence ATGACCGCCGCAGCCCACCGCAGCGAGCACGACCTGCTCGGCCACCGCGACGTACCCGCCGAGGCGTACTGGGGCATCCACACCCTGCGCGCCCGGGAGAACTTCCCCATCACGGGGACGCCGATCTCCGCCTACCCGCACCTGATCGACGCCCTCGCCGCCGTCAAGGAGGCCGCCGCCCTCGCCAACGAGGAACTCGGCCTGCTGGAGCCGAAGAAGGCCGCCGCCATCGTGGAGGCCTGCCGCGAGATCCGCGACGGCAAGCTGCACGACCAGTTCGTGGTCGACGTCATCCAGGGCGGCGCGGGCACCTCGACCAACATGAACGCCAACGAGGTCGTCGCGAACCGGGCGCTGGAACTGCTGGGGCACGCCAAGGGCGAGTACCGGCACCTGCACCCCAACGAGGACGTCAACCTCGGCCAGTCCACCAACGACGTCTACCCGACCGCCGTCAAGATCGCGACCGTGTACGCGGTGCGCGGCCTGCTCAAGGCGATGGCCGTGCTCCAGGACGCCTTCGCGGCCAAGGCCGTCGAGTTCCGCGACGTGCTGAAGATGGGCCGCACTCAGCTGCAGGACGCGGTGCCGATGACGCTGGGCCAGGAGTTCTCGGCGTACGCCGTCATGCTCGACGAGGACCGCAGCCGGCTCGCGGAGGCCGTCGAACTGATCCACGAGATCAACCTCGGCGCCACCGCGATCGGCACCGGCCTCAACGCCCCCGCCGGGTACGCCGAGGCGGCCCGCCGTCACCTCGCCACCATCACCGGGCTGCCCCTGGTCACCGCCGCCAACCTGGTCGAGGCCACCCAGGACTGCGGCGCCTTCGTCCAGATGTCCGGCGTCCTCAAGCGGATCGCGGTCAAGCTCTCCAAGAGCTGCAACGACCTGCGCCTGCTGTCCTCCGGGCCGCGCGCGGGCCTGAACGAGATCAACCTGCCGCCGGTACAGGCCGGTTCGAGCATCATGCCCGGCAAGGTCAACCCGGTGATCCCCGAGGTCGTCAACCAGGTCGCCTTCGAGGTGATCGGCAACGACGTCACCATCACCATGGCCGCCGAGGCCGGCCAGCTCCAGCTCAACGCCTTCGAGCCGGTCATCCTGCACTCCCTCTCCGAGAGCATCACGCACCTGGAGCGCGCCTGCCTCACCCTGGCCGAGCGGTGCGTCGCCGGGATAACGGCCAACGAGAAGGAGCTGCGGGCCGCCGTGGAGAACTCCATCGGCCTGGTCACCGCACTCAACCCGTACATCGGCTACGAGGCGGCCACCGGCATCGCCAAGGAGGCCCTCGCCACCGGGCGCGGCGTCGCCGAACTCGTGCTGGAGAAGGGGCTGTTGCCGGCCGAGCGGTTGCAGGCCCTGCTGCGGCCCGAGGTGGTCGCGGGCAGCGGTTCCCCGGAGCTTCGACCTTCCCGGTGA
- a CDS encoding glutaminase: protein MAPSLNFQPVLERIAEEMEQRPGRGRAADYIPALAALDPRRFGMAVAELDGTVYGVGEWREPFSTQSITKVFTLALDLAREGDALWEHVGREPSGNPFNSLVQLEYENGIPRNPFINAGALVVTDRLHTRTGDAAGTLLDFLRAESGNPGLSFDTEVAASEAAHGDRNAALAHFMASYGNVGNPVPVLLEQYFRQCSLTASCADLALATGFLARHGIRADGTRLLTRSQAKQVNAVMLTCGTYDAAGDFAYRVGLPGKSGVGGGIIAVVPGRCTLCVWSPGLDERGNSVAGVAALDRFTTLTGLSVF, encoded by the coding sequence ATGGCCCCGTCGTTGAACTTCCAGCCCGTGCTGGAACGTATCGCCGAAGAGATGGAGCAGCGCCCCGGTCGCGGCCGGGCCGCCGACTACATACCGGCGCTCGCCGCCTTGGACCCGCGCCGCTTCGGCATGGCCGTCGCCGAACTGGACGGCACGGTGTACGGGGTGGGGGAGTGGCGGGAGCCGTTCTCCACCCAGTCCATCACCAAGGTCTTCACCCTCGCCCTCGACCTCGCCCGCGAGGGTGACGCGCTGTGGGAGCACGTGGGCCGGGAGCCGTCCGGCAACCCGTTCAACTCGCTGGTCCAACTGGAGTACGAGAACGGCATCCCGCGCAATCCCTTCATCAACGCGGGCGCCCTCGTCGTCACCGACCGTCTGCACACCCGTACCGGTGACGCGGCCGGCACCCTGCTCGACTTCCTGCGCGCCGAGAGCGGCAACCCCGGACTCTCCTTCGACACGGAGGTCGCCGCCTCCGAGGCCGCGCACGGCGACCGCAACGCCGCCCTAGCCCATTTCATGGCGTCCTACGGCAACGTCGGCAACCCCGTGCCGGTGCTGCTCGAGCAGTACTTCCGGCAGTGCTCCCTCACCGCGTCCTGCGCCGACCTCGCCCTCGCCACCGGCTTCCTGGCCCGGCACGGCATCCGCGCCGACGGCACCCGGCTGCTGACCCGCAGCCAGGCCAAGCAGGTCAACGCGGTGATGCTGACCTGCGGCACGTACGACGCGGCGGGCGACTTCGCCTACCGGGTCGGGCTGCCCGGCAAGAGCGGCGTCGGCGGCGGCATCATCGCGGTCGTGCCCGGCCGCTGCACCCTGTGCGTATGGAGCCCCGGCCTCGACGAGCGCGGCAACTCCGTCGCGGGCGTCGCGGCACTCGACCGCTTCACCACCCTGACGGGGTTGTCCGTGTTCTGA
- the mptB gene encoding polyprenol phosphomannose-dependent alpha 1,6 mannosyltransferase MptB has translation MAFPVDLRRCQALGLAGTAFLALGGETAGALPVEDLVSPESGRAALGLVGVYFGVVLLIAAWALLGRVIRGPEPPTPRALLLVLATWAAPLLLAPPLFSRDVYSYLAQGAMVHAHLDVYAHGPAQLGGPLADEVAPVWRDTAAPYGPVFLVVASALSGLTRGELPAGLLGMRLVALLGVALMAFALPRLAKHCGADPAAALWLGALNPLVLLHLVAGAHNDAVMLGLLGMGLLGTVRSSPAASRRPARTPAAPAERPSSSATRAFVRHADPTHRTPLLLPRADSGQSPAARGRLHVLGAVLVTLAALVKAPAALGLLAVIALRRNVGVVRATVTTTVVALATTAAATAVAGTGYGWIAALKTPVSPHNWSPTSVLGRLTGRMLDGLGSDLAPLAEPAWHAVGIAATAIAVLVIWVKLRPAPVYALGLSLAVVAVLGPAIRPWYALWGLFLIAAAAPSTSVRHRVAAATAVLALAVLPSGGPPDLAQVVLAVSGGLLAVVVLWQAHQAAQTAVLGRTA, from the coding sequence ATGGCTTTCCCCGTCGATCTCCGCCGCTGCCAGGCGCTCGGTCTGGCCGGTACCGCCTTTCTCGCACTGGGCGGTGAGACCGCCGGGGCCCTGCCGGTCGAGGATCTGGTCTCCCCGGAGTCCGGGCGCGCCGCGCTCGGGCTGGTGGGGGTGTACTTCGGTGTCGTCCTGCTGATCGCCGCCTGGGCCCTGCTCGGCCGGGTGATCCGCGGTCCCGAACCGCCGACGCCGCGGGCCCTACTGCTCGTCCTCGCCACCTGGGCGGCGCCGCTGCTGCTGGCGCCGCCGCTGTTCAGCCGGGACGTCTACAGCTACCTCGCCCAGGGCGCCATGGTCCACGCCCACCTCGACGTCTACGCCCACGGGCCCGCCCAGCTCGGCGGTCCGCTGGCGGACGAGGTGGCTCCGGTGTGGCGGGACACCGCGGCCCCCTACGGTCCGGTCTTCCTCGTCGTCGCCTCCGCGCTGTCCGGACTGACCCGCGGCGAACTGCCGGCCGGGCTGCTCGGCATGCGCCTGGTCGCGCTGCTCGGAGTGGCCCTGATGGCGTTCGCGCTGCCACGGCTCGCCAAGCACTGCGGCGCCGACCCGGCCGCCGCGCTGTGGCTCGGCGCCCTCAACCCGCTCGTCCTGCTGCACCTGGTCGCCGGCGCCCACAACGATGCCGTCATGCTCGGCCTGCTCGGCATGGGCCTGCTGGGGACCGTCCGGAGTTCCCCCGCGGCGTCGCGACGCCCGGCACGCACGCCCGCCGCACCGGCCGAACGCCCGAGTAGCTCCGCTACCAGGGCATTCGTCCGGCACGCCGATCCCACGCACCGAACGCCGCTCCTTCTCCCGCGGGCAGACTCCGGACAGTCCCCAGCCGCCCGCGGCCGGCTGCACGTCCTCGGCGCCGTCCTGGTCACGCTCGCCGCCCTCGTCAAGGCCCCCGCCGCGCTCGGCCTGCTCGCCGTGATCGCGCTGCGGCGGAACGTCGGCGTCGTCCGGGCGACGGTGACGACCACGGTGGTCGCGCTCGCCACCACCGCCGCGGCCACCGCCGTCGCCGGCACCGGGTACGGCTGGATAGCGGCCCTGAAGACACCGGTCTCCCCGCACAACTGGTCACCCACCAGCGTCCTCGGCCGGCTCACGGGCCGGATGCTCGACGGTCTCGGCAGCGACCTCGCGCCCCTCGCCGAACCGGCCTGGCACGCGGTCGGGATCGCCGCGACCGCCATCGCCGTGCTGGTCATCTGGGTGAAGCTGCGGCCCGCCCCGGTCTACGCGCTCGGCCTGAGCCTCGCCGTCGTCGCCGTCCTCGGTCCGGCCATCCGCCCCTGGTACGCCCTGTGGGGACTGTTCCTCATCGCCGCCGCGGCCCCCAGCACCTCGGTACGCCACCGGGTGGCCGCCGCCACCGCCGTCCTCGCGCTCGCCGTGCTGCCCAGCGGCGGCCCGCCCGACCTCGCCCAGGTGGTGCTGGCCGTCTCCGGCGGCCTGCTCGCCGTGGTCGTGCTGTGGCAGGCGCACCAGGCGGCCCAAACAGCCGTACTGGGACGGACCGCGTGA
- the rho gene encoding transcription termination factor Rho, with the protein MTTTLEHPPIQQERTPQTVTGVLDIDAGGKGHLRAEGCLASPADLPVLPALIRRHGLRKGDSLAGTRTGRSLTEVELVDGRPPEELRGRPHFRDLTPLHPRERLRLEHPASGLGGRVMDLLSPVGKGQRGLIVAPPKTGKTVLLQQIAAAVAGNHPECRLMVVLLDERPEEVTDMRRSVRGEVYASTFDRTPKQHIALAEMVVERAKRLVEQGQDVVVLLDSLTRLCRAHNNAASSGGRTLSGGVDASALHGPKRFFGAARLAEEGGSLTILATALVETGSRADEFFFEELKSTGNMELRLDRTLAARRIHPAVDVAASGTRREELLLGPGELATVRGLRRALQSQGQPAVETLLARLRATPDNAAFLRQVQPTLPAG; encoded by the coding sequence ATGACCACCACACTCGAACACCCCCCGATCCAGCAGGAGCGAACGCCTCAGACCGTCACCGGAGTCCTCGACATCGACGCCGGCGGGAAGGGGCATCTGCGTGCCGAAGGCTGCCTCGCCTCACCCGCCGACCTCCCCGTACTGCCCGCACTGATCCGCCGTCACGGGCTGCGCAAGGGCGACAGCCTCGCCGGCACCCGTACCGGACGCTCCCTCACCGAGGTCGAGCTGGTCGACGGCCGGCCCCCGGAGGAACTACGCGGCCGTCCGCACTTCCGCGACCTCACCCCGCTGCACCCGCGCGAGCGGCTGCGGCTCGAGCACCCGGCGTCGGGCCTGGGCGGACGCGTGATGGACCTTCTCTCACCCGTCGGCAAGGGCCAGCGCGGGCTGATCGTCGCCCCGCCCAAGACCGGCAAGACCGTCCTGCTCCAGCAGATCGCCGCGGCCGTCGCCGGCAACCACCCCGAGTGCCGTCTGATGGTGGTGCTGCTCGACGAGCGGCCCGAGGAGGTCACCGACATGCGGCGCTCGGTGCGGGGTGAGGTGTACGCCTCCACGTTCGACCGCACACCGAAGCAGCACATCGCGCTCGCGGAAATGGTCGTCGAGCGCGCCAAGCGACTGGTCGAGCAGGGTCAGGACGTCGTCGTCCTGCTGGACTCGCTGACCCGGCTGTGCCGGGCCCACAACAACGCGGCCTCCTCCGGTGGCCGCACTCTCAGCGGCGGCGTCGACGCGTCCGCTCTGCACGGCCCGAAGCGCTTCTTCGGCGCCGCCCGTCTGGCCGAGGAGGGCGGCTCACTCACCATCCTGGCCACCGCCCTGGTCGAGACCGGCTCCCGGGCCGACGAGTTCTTCTTCGAGGAGCTGAAGAGCACCGGCAACATGGAGCTGCGCCTGGACCGCACCCTGGCCGCCCGCCGCATCCACCCGGCCGTCGACGTCGCCGCGTCCGGCACCCGGCGTGAGGAACTCCTGCTCGGCCCGGGCGAGTTGGCGACCGTGCGAGGACTGCGGCGCGCTCTGCAGTCACAGGGGCAGCCCGCCGTGGAGACCCTGCTGGCGCGGTTGCGGGCGACGCCCGACAACGCGGCGTTCCTGCGCCAGGTCCAGCCCACACTGCCGGCCGGCTGA
- a CDS encoding protein-L-isoaspartate(D-aspartate) O-methyltransferase — protein MHSVPGSPEDLVRALRSAGIRDERLLEAVRTTPRARFVPAAQAAAAYRDTPVPIGQGQVTTQPSLSAVMIESLELSGSEHVLEVGTGLGFQTALLARMAGDVVSVEMRPDIARQARGNLAGQGVRNVELRVGDGSGGVPDRAPYDAVIVSAAFPEVPEPLVAQLRPSGRLVQPVGPGGHEQVVCFVRTASGLEQWRIVTAACFVRLLGRYGFPQDDTDVT, from the coding sequence GTGCACTCCGTACCCGGCAGCCCCGAAGATCTCGTACGGGCTCTCCGATCCGCCGGGATCAGGGACGAGCGTCTGCTGGAGGCCGTGCGGACGACGCCCCGGGCCCGGTTCGTCCCCGCCGCTCAGGCGGCCGCCGCCTACCGGGACACCCCCGTTCCGATCGGGCAGGGGCAGGTCACCACACAGCCGTCGCTGTCCGCCGTGATGATCGAGAGCCTTGAGCTGAGCGGAAGCGAGCACGTCCTCGAGGTCGGGACCGGACTCGGCTTCCAGACCGCGCTGCTCGCCCGGATGGCCGGCGACGTGGTCAGCGTCGAGATGCGGCCGGACATCGCCCGGCAGGCGCGCGGCAACCTGGCCGGGCAGGGCGTGCGGAACGTGGAGTTGCGGGTCGGTGACGGCAGCGGCGGTGTGCCCGACCGCGCCCCGTACGACGCGGTGATCGTCTCGGCCGCGTTCCCGGAAGTGCCCGAGCCGCTGGTAGCGCAGCTACGGCCGTCCGGCCGCCTGGTGCAGCCGGTCGGGCCGGGCGGCCACGAACAGGTGGTGTGCTTCGTGCGCACCGCCTCCGGGCTGGAGCAGTGGCGGATCGTGACCGCGGCCTGCTTCGTCCGGCTGCTCGGGCGGTACGGTTTTCCGCAGGACGACACGGATGTCACCTGA